The nucleotide sequence GATGACGCGATTGCGCGCGATCACTTGTTGACGATAGATGCCCATATTTTGGCGCGGTTTTTCCGGACCTTTAGTCACCGTTAAACCCCAAGTAATTAACGGCGCTGCGTCTTCAGGCCAACAGGTTTGAATCGGCAATTTATTTAAATCAACTTCATCACCTTGCCAAACTATTTCTTGGCAAGGTGCGCTACGAATTTTTTTCGGCGCCATGTCCATTACTTTTTTAAACATCGGCAATGCATTCCACGCGTCTTTCATTCCTTGCGGCGGATCCGGTTGACGTAACCACGCTAACAAACGGCCTACTTCGCGCAACGCTGTTAAATTTTCCGCGCCCATGCCCCACGCGACGCGCTCAGGTGTACCAAATAAATTTCCTAAAACTGGAATGGTTGAGCCTTTGACGTTTTCAAATAGCAAAGCAGGCCCGCCGGCGCGCAAGGTGCGATCACAGATTTCTGTCATTTCTAAATAAGGATCAATCTCGATGCTGATGCGTTTCAACGCACCGCGTTTTTCGAGTTGAGCAATAAAATCGCGTAGATCGTTATATTTCATATCTGTTTTTATAGAGCAAACTCTGCCCATACCGGTGTGTGATCTGAAGGTCGTTCCCAGGTGCGCGGTTCTTGGTCAATGCCGGCCGCAATACATTTCTGCGCTAACGCTGGGCTCGCTAATATTAAATCTATTCGTAGTCCTTGATTACGACGAAAACCACCCGCACGATAATCCCACCAGCTGTAAACACCGGCTTGCTCATGATGAATGCGAAAAGTATCAACTAAACCACAATTCATTATTTTTTGCAGTGCTTCGCGTTCGGGAACGCTGCATAGAATTTGATCTTTCCACGCCAGCGGATCATGTACGTCGCGATCTTCTGGTGCGATATTAAAATCACCGAGAATCACTACATTTTCATATTGTTTAATTTCGCTAGCAATATGCGCGGTTACGCGTTTTAACCAAAATAATTTGTGTTCATATTTTTCATCGCCAACCGCTTTGCCATTAACAACATAGAGATTGAGCACGCGCACACCATTGATGGTTGCGCTTAAAATACGTCGTTGTGGATCTTCTAAATCATCGACGTCGACGATCACATCCGTCATCGGGCTTTTACTTAAGATCGCCACGCCGTTGTAGGTTTTTTGTCCTGAGTAGACAACGTGATAACCGGCAGCTTCAATTTCGGCAACGGGAAATTTTTCATCGGTGAGTTTGGTTTCTTGCAACACCAAAACATCGGGTTGCGCATATTCTAAATAACTAAACATATGCGGCAGACGGACATTGAGCGAATTAACATTCCAGCTAACGATTTTCATATTAATAATCCATTACCAGACTTTGTAGCCGCCAAATCTATCTTGCATGCGTTTAGCCATTTTTTTATAGCCCAACAAAAAACCAAATCCTGCGCATGAAAATAAGGCAACTATTAACCACACTATTTGATAACGGTTTAATCCGCCGCCGCGATACGATAAGCGCTGTTGGTATTCCTTGTTTTCTTCTTGTGTTTCATTTAACGCTTGTTGTAAGTCATCACGTTCTTTTTCGATTACTTGTAATTCTTCCGTTACATCATTTTGACCATTGCCCAAAGCAGTTAAGCGTTCTTTCAGCTGAATGATTTCTCGATTCGCTTGCTGTAGGGCTTGCGCTGATTGTTCATCGGGTACGCCGCTGATCACGCTCTCTTCGGTGTTAGCGAGTTGTTCACGCAAAGTATCGCGTTCTATTTGCACTTCGCGTAATACCGCCGCAGTCGGTTTTTTATTCGTAATAAACGCGGCTCTGGTCCAACCTTCGGTGCCATCCGGCAGGCGAATTTTTGCGTGCATTTCATCGCGTTCTAATACTTCTACAATAGTGCCGCTTGCGATGGTTTTTACGGAATTTT is from Gammaproteobacteria bacterium and encodes:
- the xth gene encoding exodeoxyribonuclease III; amino-acid sequence: MKIVSWNVNSLNVRLPHMFSYLEYAQPDVLVLQETKLTDEKFPVAEIEAAGYHVVYSGQKTYNGVAILSKSPMTDVIVDVDDLEDPQRRILSATINGVRVLNLYVVNGKAVGDEKYEHKLFWLKRVTAHIASEIKQYENVVILGDFNIAPEDRDVHDPLAWKDQILCSVPEREALQKIMNCGLVDTFRIHHEQAGVYSWWDYRAGGFRRNQGLRIDLILASPALAQKCIAAGIDQEPRTWERPSDHTPVWAEFAL
- a CDS encoding TIGR04211 family SH3 domain-containing protein, with the protein product MKYLMSLMVFCLANIASAQQTNYISDRLLVNIFAERDQEQNSVKTIASGTIVEVLERDEMHAKIRLPDGTEGWTRAAFITNKKPTAAVLREVQIERDTLREQLANTEESVISGVPDEQSAQALQQANREIIQLKERLTALGNGQNDVTEELQVIEKERDDLQQALNETQEENKEYQQRLSYRGGGLNRYQIVWLIVALFSCAGFGFLLGYKKMAKRMQDRFGGYKVW